A stretch of the Sulfurimonas sp. HSL-1656 genome encodes the following:
- a CDS encoding DegT/DnrJ/EryC1/StrS family aminotransferase, with product MKVPFYRPEIGPKERNKVEQVLQGDAEFAVEDLEANFENYIGCGYALATSHGTAALHLAMLAIDLKRGDKVLCSVNAFPAVPEVVRHFDAEPIFIDVNEWTMNMDIDKLERYLEANSAKKLKAVIVSHIAGQPMDLDRLYNIAKIYNVKIVEDASDALGATYKGKKIGSTGADITCFSFSPHMKQTISNGGMLVTDDADMMERATLLRNHAMVRDEEGLSYIYDVVDIGSKYTMSPIEAAFNDAFISHQDKVIARQKEVAARYSERLKGVYHITPPEIHGDHAFSNYIIKIDKNRDGFARDLLAKGIETGLHYIPLHLMAYYKNKYNLRINDFPVALRNYQQVLSLPIFGSITDKEVDFVCDAVIDLAKNRV from the coding sequence ATGAAAGTACCGTTTTACCGGCCGGAGATCGGACCCAAGGAACGTAACAAGGTCGAGCAGGTACTGCAGGGCGATGCCGAATTCGCCGTGGAGGATCTCGAAGCGAATTTTGAGAACTATATCGGCTGCGGCTATGCGCTGGCGACATCGCACGGCACGGCGGCCCTGCACCTGGCGATGCTGGCCATCGACCTCAAACGCGGGGACAAGGTACTCTGTTCCGTCAACGCCTTCCCGGCCGTGCCGGAAGTCGTACGCCACTTTGACGCCGAACCGATCTTTATCGACGTCAACGAGTGGACGATGAATATGGACATCGACAAGCTCGAGCGCTACCTCGAGGCCAACAGCGCCAAGAAGCTCAAGGCCGTCATCGTCTCGCACATCGCGGGACAGCCGATGGACCTTGACCGGCTCTATAACATCGCCAAAATCTACAACGTCAAGATCGTCGAAGACGCTTCGGACGCGCTCGGCGCGACCTACAAGGGGAAAAAGATCGGCTCGACGGGCGCGGACATCACCTGTTTCAGCTTCAGTCCGCATATGAAGCAGACCATCAGCAACGGCGGGATGCTCGTGACCGACGACGCCGATATGATGGAGCGCGCGACCCTGCTGCGCAACCACGCCATGGTGCGCGACGAAGAGGGCTTGAGCTACATCTACGACGTCGTCGACATCGGGAGCAAATACACGATGAGCCCGATCGAGGCGGCCTTCAACGACGCCTTTATCTCCCACCAGGACAAGGTGATCGCCCGCCAGAAAGAGGTGGCGGCGCGTTACAGCGAACGGCTCAAGGGGGTCTATCACATCACCCCGCCGGAGATCCACGGGGACCACGCCTTCAGCAACTACATCATCAAGATCGACAAGAACCGCGACGGCTTCGCCCGCGATCTTCTGGCCAAAGGGATCGAGACGGGGCTGCACTACATCCCGCTGCACCTGATGGCGTACTACAAGAACAAATACAACCTGCGCATCAACGACTTCCCGGTCGCGCTGCGCAACTACCAGCAGGTCCTCTCCCTGCCGATCTTCGGCTCCATCACGGACAAAGAGGTCGATTTCGTCTGCGACGCGGTCATCGACCTGGCGAAAAACCGCGTGTGA
- the argB gene encoding acetylglutamate kinase — translation MKTKIDTVKTLLEALPFIKEFRNQIVVIKYGGAAQTSETLKAKFAKDVLLMYLVGIRPVIVHGGGPRINEMLSKLDIPTEFIDGQRVTTPEVMRIVEMVLCGEVNNEIVALLNSHGASAFGVNGKDAQFLRAQPKDAGKWGLTGVIEHVKADVIHRLIDEKFIPVIAPIASDGETGHPGYNINADLAASKIAGAIGAKKVVFMTDTPGVLDAEGKLLSSLTEEKVEALKADKTIHGGMVPKVDACIEAIERGVQKAHIIDGRIEHAILLELFTEEGIGTQITL, via the coding sequence ATGAAAACAAAGATTGATACCGTCAAGACCCTCCTGGAGGCGCTGCCGTTCATCAAGGAGTTCAGAAACCAGATCGTCGTCATCAAGTACGGCGGGGCGGCACAGACTTCCGAAACGCTCAAGGCGAAATTCGCCAAAGACGTGCTGCTGATGTACCTTGTCGGGATCCGTCCTGTTATCGTTCACGGCGGGGGACCGCGCATTAACGAGATGCTCTCCAAACTGGACATCCCCACCGAGTTTATCGACGGGCAGCGCGTCACGACCCCGGAAGTGATGCGCATTGTCGAGATGGTACTGTGCGGCGAGGTTAACAACGAGATCGTCGCGCTGCTCAACTCCCACGGTGCCAGCGCGTTCGGCGTAAACGGCAAAGACGCGCAGTTCCTGCGTGCTCAGCCCAAAGATGCCGGAAAATGGGGGCTTACCGGGGTGATCGAGCATGTCAAGGCCGACGTCATTCACCGCCTGATCGACGAGAAGTTCATCCCCGTCATCGCGCCGATCGCTTCCGACGGCGAAACCGGCCACCCGGGTTACAACATCAACGCCGACCTGGCGGCCTCCAAGATCGCCGGGGCCATCGGGGCGAAGAAGGTCGTCTTTATGACAGACACCCCGGGCGTGCTTGACGCCGAGGGCAAGCTGCTCTCCTCATTGACCGAGGAGAAGGTCGAGGCGCTCAAAGCCGACAAAACGATCCACGGCGGCATGGTGCCGAAGGTTGACGCCTGTATCGAGGCGATCGAACGCGGCGTTCAGAAAGCCCACATCATCGACGGACGGATCGAACACGCGATCCTGCTCGAACTCTTTACCGAAGAGGGTATCGGTACGCAGATTACCCTCTAG
- a CDS encoding OB-fold nucleic acid binding domain-containing protein — MKTLFILIMTVYGLWAAGPNTPVQHTARVVETMDAGGYTYMKVSEGSAPYWVAVTATKVGVGDNVSFTEQMWMPNFKSRALGRTFDKILFASMAPGAAAPVERVQPQNAPKVRLEKAAGGYTVAEVFTKRQALKGKSVKVRGKVTKISRQIMKRNWVHLEDGSGDTMTDDLVFTAESVANINEGDIVIATGKVETDKDFGYGYFYPVIVEESSFEKER; from the coding sequence ATGAAGACATTATTCATTCTTATAATGACAGTGTACGGCCTCTGGGCGGCCGGGCCGAATACGCCCGTGCAGCATACGGCGCGGGTCGTCGAAACGATGGATGCCGGCGGCTATACCTACATGAAGGTTTCCGAAGGCAGTGCCCCCTACTGGGTCGCGGTAACGGCGACGAAAGTCGGTGTCGGTGACAACGTCTCTTTCACGGAACAGATGTGGATGCCCAACTTCAAAAGCCGCGCCCTCGGCCGTACCTTCGACAAGATCCTGTTCGCCTCCATGGCGCCGGGTGCCGCCGCGCCCGTCGAACGCGTCCAGCCCCAAAACGCTCCCAAAGTGCGTCTGGAAAAAGCCGCCGGCGGTTACACCGTTGCGGAAGTCTTTACCAAACGCCAGGCACTCAAAGGCAAAAGCGTCAAGGTGCGCGGCAAGGTCACCAAGATCTCCAGACAGATCATGAAACGCAACTGGGTCCACCTCGAAGACGGCAGCGGAGACACCATGACGGACGATCTGGTCTTCACGGCCGAAAGTGTTGCGAACATTAACGAAGGCGATATCGTGATAGCGACGGGAAAAGTCGAGACGGATAAGGATTTCGGGTACGGTTACTTCTACCCGGTCATTGTCGAAGAGAGTTCGTTTGAAAAAGAGCGCTGA
- the thrC gene encoding threonine synthase, with protein sequence MQFIETRGNDGTHPLKVTFSQAILSPIASFGGLYVPEALPELGETFLQKHLGSSYKTMAKDMLTRFGIDIDEAVIDEALALYDAFDDPSNPVPVVKVKEDLYVSELYHGPTRAFKDMALQPFGVVLSSIAQARNENYLILAATSGDTGPAALETFKNRANVKVACMYPDGGTSDVQRLQMVTEDAENLKVIGIRGSFDDAQGALKRLLGSDTFKAALKEKNTSLSAANSVNFGRIIFQIIYHIHSYLELVRQGAITMGEKVYLDVPSGNFGNALGGYYAMKMGLPVEKIIIASNENNVLTRLITTGKYDLRDAHVVATTSPAMDILKSSNVERILYDLFGETRTKALMEQLDNEHYYELCTMELSKLQEFFAADFATGDEGKQFIKIALENGYLMDPHTATCFKAYESCATKELKTIAYSTAEWTKFSPTIANALTGEIDTHDIDALNAIAAEANIGIPDMIKALFDKPVVQDTIIEKEQIEAEILNFI encoded by the coding sequence ATGCAGTTTATCGAGACACGTGGAAATGACGGAACCCATCCTTTAAAAGTAACCTTCTCCCAGGCGATTTTGAGCCCGATCGCCTCTTTCGGCGGGCTGTACGTCCCCGAAGCGCTTCCGGAGCTGGGCGAGACCTTCTTGCAAAAGCACCTGGGCAGCAGTTACAAGACGATGGCAAAGGATATGCTCACGCGTTTCGGGATCGACATCGACGAAGCGGTCATCGACGAGGCGCTTGCGCTCTACGACGCTTTTGACGACCCTTCCAACCCCGTCCCGGTCGTCAAGGTCAAAGAGGACCTCTATGTCAGCGAACTCTACCACGGCCCGACCCGCGCCTTCAAAGACATGGCGCTGCAGCCCTTCGGCGTCGTGCTCTCTTCCATTGCGCAGGCCAGAAACGAGAACTACCTGATTCTTGCAGCGACGAGCGGCGATACGGGACCGGCGGCGCTGGAAACGTTCAAAAACCGCGCCAACGTCAAGGTCGCGTGTATGTACCCCGACGGCGGTACCAGTGACGTTCAGCGCCTGCAGATGGTGACCGAGGATGCTGAAAACCTCAAAGTGATCGGCATCAGGGGGAGCTTCGACGATGCCCAGGGTGCCCTCAAGCGCCTGCTCGGCTCCGACACCTTCAAAGCGGCACTGAAGGAGAAAAACACCTCCCTCTCCGCGGCGAACTCCGTCAACTTCGGCCGGATCATCTTCCAGATCATCTACCACATTCACAGCTACCTCGAGCTGGTGCGCCAGGGTGCCATCACGATGGGCGAGAAGGTCTACCTGGATGTGCCGAGCGGCAACTTCGGTAACGCCCTGGGCGGCTACTACGCCATGAAGATGGGGCTGCCGGTCGAGAAGATCATCATCGCTTCCAACGAGAACAACGTCCTGACACGCCTCATTACGACGGGCAAATACGACCTGCGCGACGCCCACGTCGTCGCCACGACGTCGCCGGCGATGGATATCCTCAAATCCTCCAACGTCGAGCGCATCCTGTACGATCTCTTCGGCGAAACGCGCACGAAGGCGCTGATGGAGCAGCTTGACAACGAGCACTACTACGAGCTTTGCACGATGGAGCTCTCCAAGCTGCAGGAGTTCTTCGCGGCGGACTTTGCGACGGGCGACGAGGGCAAGCAGTTCATCAAGATCGCGCTGGAAAACGGCTATCTCATGGATCCGCATACAGCGACCTGTTTCAAAGCCTACGAGAGCTGCGCGACGAAAGAACTCAAAACCATCGCCTACTCCACGGCCGAGTGGACGAAGTTCTCCCCGACGATCGCCAACGCGCTCACCGGCGAGATCGATACGCACGACATCGACGCCCTGAACGCGATTGCCGCCGAAGCGAATATTGGTATTCCCGACATGATCAAGGCCCTCTTCGACAAGCCGGTCGTCCAGGATACCATCATCGAAAAAGAGCAGATCGAAGCGGAGATCCTGAACTTTATCTAA
- a CDS encoding LrgB family protein: MAFDSFWVYLSASPLWWLTLTILIYLGAQRLFLKSGSAALLNPVAVSIVALIVLLELSHTSYDAYFAGAQFLHFLLGPATVALAVPLYRQMARLRAIWFPVTVSLAVGVLTGAFSAVAIGYVLGLDRTTLLSLAPKSVTTPVAMGISEVLGGIPAMTAAFVVFTGITGAVIGLRVLKAAGVTDESAVGTAMGVTAHGVGTARAFEVHPVSGAFAGLAMALAAFLTALMLPPLFEWMGWR; the protein is encoded by the coding sequence ATGGCGTTTGACAGCTTCTGGGTCTACCTTTCCGCCTCGCCGCTGTGGTGGCTGACGCTGACCATTCTCATCTACCTGGGCGCGCAGAGACTCTTTCTCAAAAGCGGCAGCGCGGCCCTGCTGAACCCCGTGGCCGTCTCCATCGTCGCGTTGATCGTCCTGCTGGAGCTGAGCCATACCTCCTATGACGCCTACTTTGCCGGGGCGCAGTTCCTGCATTTCCTGCTGGGGCCCGCGACGGTGGCCCTTGCCGTCCCGCTTTACCGGCAGATGGCCCGGCTGCGCGCCATCTGGTTCCCCGTGACGGTGTCACTGGCCGTCGGCGTCCTGACCGGGGCCTTCAGCGCCGTGGCGATAGGTTATGTCCTTGGGCTTGACCGCACAACGCTGCTCTCCCTGGCGCCGAAATCGGTGACGACCCCGGTGGCCATGGGTATCAGCGAAGTGCTCGGCGGCATTCCGGCGATGACGGCGGCCTTCGTTGTCTTTACGGGGATTACGGGGGCGGTTATCGGACTGCGCGTGCTCAAAGCGGCAGGCGTCACGGATGAGAGCGCGGTGGGAACGGCGATGGGGGTGACGGCCCACGGTGTCGGAACGGCGCGGGCCTTCGAGGTCCACCCCGTCAGCGGCGCCTTTGCAGGGCTGGCGATGGCGCTGGCCGCTTTCCTGACGGCCCTGATGCTGCCGCCCCTGTTTGAATGGATGGGGTGGCGCTGA
- a CDS encoding tetraacyldisaccharide 4'-kinase, with protein sequence MNPRLAAWGERFFYAPSLFQRLLAYALWPLGALYCFIMFRRFQNSVPRKQGLPVISIGNLTVGGSGKTPLTVALAQRHKHPAVVLRGYGRQSSGLQVVADGTSVLCDVACSGDEAMLYALQLPHAVVIVSEDREAGIAKAKAMGCESVFLDDGYGKHFIAKYDIVIEVTPANGFCLPAGPFRERLWPGKKARLVREGEDFTRRVTIRDAAAKMVLVTAIARPERLEPFLPDVVARETFPDHYFFTRDELAAILEKYGADALLVTYKDYVKIRHFDLPLALMELRLELDDALVAGVEHYIRTYDENKD encoded by the coding sequence GTGAATCCCCGCCTCGCCGCCTGGGGGGAGCGCTTTTTCTACGCCCCCTCGCTCTTTCAGCGTCTGCTCGCCTACGCCCTCTGGCCCCTCGGTGCCCTATACTGTTTCATCATGTTCCGCCGTTTTCAAAACAGTGTCCCGAGAAAGCAGGGACTCCCCGTCATCAGCATCGGGAACCTGACCGTCGGCGGCAGCGGCAAAACCCCTTTAACCGTGGCACTGGCGCAGCGCCATAAGCACCCCGCCGTCGTCCTGCGCGGCTACGGGCGCCAAAGCAGCGGCCTGCAGGTCGTCGCCGACGGAACAAGCGTTCTGTGCGACGTGGCGTGCAGCGGCGACGAGGCGATGCTCTATGCCCTGCAGCTGCCCCATGCCGTCGTCATCGTCAGCGAAGACCGTGAAGCGGGCATTGCGAAAGCAAAAGCGATGGGGTGCGAAAGTGTCTTTCTCGACGACGGCTACGGCAAACACTTTATCGCGAAGTATGACATCGTCATCGAGGTTACGCCCGCCAACGGTTTCTGCCTCCCCGCCGGCCCCTTCCGCGAGCGGCTCTGGCCGGGGAAAAAGGCACGGCTTGTCCGCGAGGGGGAGGATTTCACGCGCCGCGTCACGATCAGGGACGCCGCAGCGAAGATGGTACTGGTGACGGCCATCGCGCGGCCCGAGCGGCTTGAGCCGTTTCTGCCCGACGTGGTCGCCAGGGAAACCTTTCCCGACCACTATTTTTTCACCCGCGATGAACTGGCCGCCATTCTCGAAAAGTACGGTGCGGACGCCTTGCTCGTTACTTATAAAGATTACGTTAAAATTCGCCACTTTGACCTGCCGCTCGCGCTGATGGAACTCCGTCTGGAGCTGGACGACGCGCTGGTGGCGGGAGTGGAACACTACATCAGGACATACGATGAAAACAAAGATTGA
- a CDS encoding NAD+ synthase: MGKYAMISDFLTKFLVDEVEKTGLNRVVVGLSGGIDSAVVAVLAQRAFGERLLCVKMPSHYSSQSSLDDADELCERFGIRAETHSIAPMLKAYEHEAMDNLRVGNFSARMRMATLFDISARESALVLGTSNKSELMLGYGTLFGDLASAINPIGDLYKTEVFELARHLEVPESIVSKPPSADLWAGQSDEAELGYSYAQIDAVLRRYVEERASKAELIDEGCDAALVELILTRIYRNQFKRKMPVIAKLTSRTINHDFNYPRDITL, from the coding sequence ATGGGCAAATACGCAATGATCAGCGACTTTTTGACGAAGTTCCTTGTTGACGAAGTCGAGAAGACCGGTCTGAACCGGGTCGTCGTGGGGCTCAGCGGCGGGATCGACTCCGCCGTGGTCGCCGTCCTGGCGCAGCGTGCCTTCGGTGAGCGCCTGCTCTGCGTGAAAATGCCGTCGCACTATTCGTCGCAGAGCAGCCTCGATGACGCCGACGAGCTCTGTGAACGTTTCGGCATCCGTGCGGAGACCCACAGCATCGCGCCGATGCTCAAAGCGTACGAGCACGAGGCGATGGACAACCTCCGCGTCGGGAATTTTTCGGCGCGGATGCGGATGGCGACGCTCTTTGACATCTCGGCGCGGGAGAGCGCGCTGGTGCTCGGCACCAGCAACAAGAGCGAACTGATGCTGGGGTACGGGACGCTGTTCGGGGACCTGGCCAGCGCCATCAACCCCATCGGCGACCTCTACAAAACGGAGGTCTTCGAACTGGCGCGCCACCTGGAAGTCCCGGAGAGTATTGTCAGCAAACCCCCTTCGGCGGACCTCTGGGCGGGCCAGAGCGACGAAGCGGAGCTGGGCTACAGCTACGCGCAGATCGACGCGGTGCTGCGGCGCTACGTCGAAGAGCGTGCCAGCAAGGCTGAGCTGATCGACGAGGGGTGCGACGCGGCACTGGTGGAGCTGATCCTGACACGGATCTACCGCAACCAGTTCAAGCGCAAAATGCCCGTCATCGCGAAACTGACGTCGCGGACGATCAACCATGATTTTAACTATCCACGCGATATCACTTTATAG
- a CDS encoding CidA/LrgA family protein: MALLLFCQLCGEALVRLSGWPLPGPVLGMLLLFLWLRYRGRSSHDLDLTADGLLKYLALLFVPAGVGVMVYFDALGGIWLKLGVTLLASAVITLVVTGWTMQWLLRRQKTEHSDGV, from the coding sequence ATGGCTCTCCTGCTTTTCTGCCAGCTTTGCGGCGAGGCGCTGGTGCGGCTCTCGGGCTGGCCGCTGCCCGGCCCCGTGCTCGGGATGCTGCTGCTCTTTCTCTGGCTCCGTTACCGGGGCCGCTCCTCCCACGATCTTGATCTGACCGCCGACGGGCTGCTCAAATACCTTGCCCTCCTGTTTGTGCCCGCCGGGGTCGGGGTGATGGTGTACTTCGATGCCCTGGGCGGTATCTGGCTGAAACTGGGGGTGACGCTGCTCGCCAGTGCCGTGATCACGCTGGTGGTGACGGGGTGGACGATGCAGTGGCTGCTGCGGCGTCAGAAAACGGAGCATTCGGATGGCGTTTGA
- a CDS encoding ferritin-like domain-containing protein: MLFHTTLQSIIQTAEPAAKLAAFRAFYAAYKTGETVFETAFTPELFGEPSFASVCEIVPPQDVPKRKSPVTDEGKVLLLHAITHIEYSAIDLALDHAYRFTGMPKAFYDDWLEVADDECRHFEMLHTLLEALESRYGALPVHAGLFEAGQKTVTLLERMAVVPRYFEANGLDATPQILEKLTPIKKDPMIGRIVEALKVILEEEVDHVRKGDRWFDYACEAAGVEKSVYFEIVERCCPGSYPRQKYLNVDARKAAGFSCSELNRMSTEKLC; this comes from the coding sequence ATGCTATTTCACACCACCCTACAATCGATCATCCAGACCGCGGAACCGGCGGCGAAACTGGCGGCGTTCCGTGCCTTCTATGCCGCATACAAGACGGGGGAAACTGTTTTCGAAACGGCATTCACTCCGGAGCTGTTCGGCGAACCCTCCTTCGCCTCCGTCTGCGAGATCGTCCCGCCGCAGGATGTCCCCAAGCGCAAAAGCCCCGTCACCGACGAGGGGAAGGTCCTGCTGCTGCACGCCATTACCCATATCGAATACAGTGCGATCGACCTGGCCCTGGACCACGCCTACCGTTTCACGGGAATGCCGAAAGCGTTCTACGACGACTGGCTCGAGGTCGCCGACGACGAGTGCCGCCATTTCGAGATGCTGCATACGCTGCTTGAAGCGCTGGAGAGCCGTTACGGTGCCCTGCCGGTGCATGCGGGGCTCTTCGAGGCCGGACAGAAAACGGTGACCCTGCTTGAACGCATGGCGGTGGTCCCGCGCTATTTCGAGGCGAACGGTCTGGATGCGACGCCGCAGATCCTCGAGAAACTGACACCGATCAAAAAGGATCCCATGATCGGCCGGATCGTCGAAGCACTGAAAGTGATCCTGGAAGAGGAGGTGGACCATGTCCGAAAGGGGGACCGCTGGTTCGATTACGCCTGCGAAGCGGCCGGGGTGGAGAAGTCGGTCTATTTCGAGATCGTCGAGCGGTGCTGCCCGGGCAGTTACCCGCGGCAGAAGTACCTCAATGTCGACGCCCGTAAAGCAGCGGGTTTCAGCTGCAGCGAACTCAACCGTATGAGTACGGAAAAACTCTGTTGA
- the cutA gene encoding divalent-cation tolerance protein CutA, giving the protein MKTESIIVYCTCPDELSAKDIAEAVVKEQLCACVNRLPAVMSHYIFKGEYCEDEEMLLIIKTTAAAFESLKTRIEALHPYDVPEIIAAPIVAGNDSYLAWLQASVK; this is encoded by the coding sequence ATGAAAACCGAATCGATCATCGTTTACTGTACGTGCCCCGACGAACTCAGCGCCAAAGACATTGCCGAAGCCGTGGTAAAGGAGCAGCTCTGCGCCTGCGTCAACCGCCTCCCTGCCGTGATGTCGCACTACATTTTCAAAGGCGAATACTGCGAGGACGAAGAGATGCTACTTATCATCAAGACGACCGCAGCCGCCTTCGAGAGTCTCAAAACGCGTATCGAGGCGCTGCACCCGTACGACGTCCCCGAGATCATCGCTGCCCCCATCGTCGCGGGGAACGACAGTTACCTGGCGTGGCTTCAGGCGAGTGTGAAGTGA
- a CDS encoding methylated-DNA--[protein]-cysteine S-methyltransferase encodes MATLNSPGIYVEAMATGASPIAGVSTATAGFVGVAALPNRRGAAVLITSWREFTDTYGRYSDDTPWLAPALQSFFANGGQRCYVVNVEDHNSLCSGLTALEQVDEVGIVCIPGASTYEVQSAVIAHCEAAGDRFCILDSIAGADVATVRAQKSRLGSEKGIGALYYPWIVMGVETVDSDGNPVTETKPVPPSGAVAGIYARIDGKRGVFKAPANALVNGAAALERGITQNEQALLNPEGINCILSFPGRGILVWGARTIAPPGSEWKYVNVRRFLFYLEESIDKGTRWAVFEPNGEPLWSQVEGAVSNFLYAEWRKGALRGVKPEEAFFVRCDRTTMTQDDVDNGRLVVEIGAAAVRPAEFVVFRIGQWTAGRNDTQTVRGTSEPRMQGTPFQQSVWEALKRIPKGKVTTYGDLAAYLGTNAVRAVGTAVGCNPYAPEVPCHRVVRSDGRVGSYSGEGGVRGKIALLASEGVQVRRGRVVDFAEKRYRFV; translated from the coding sequence GTGGCAACACTGAATTCCCCCGGGATCTACGTGGAAGCGATGGCGACGGGGGCAAGCCCTATCGCAGGGGTGTCGACCGCTACGGCAGGGTTTGTCGGCGTTGCAGCGCTGCCGAACAGACGCGGCGCTGCCGTGCTGATAACCTCCTGGCGGGAGTTTACGGATACGTACGGCCGCTACAGCGACGACACCCCCTGGCTTGCACCGGCATTGCAGAGTTTTTTTGCCAACGGCGGGCAGCGCTGCTATGTTGTCAATGTCGAAGATCATAACAGCCTGTGTTCTGGACTGACGGCACTGGAACAGGTTGATGAAGTGGGCATTGTCTGCATCCCCGGTGCGAGCACCTACGAGGTGCAGTCGGCAGTGATCGCCCACTGCGAAGCGGCGGGGGATCGCTTCTGTATTTTAGACAGCATTGCGGGGGCGGACGTCGCGACGGTAAGGGCCCAGAAAAGCCGTCTCGGGTCAGAGAAGGGGATCGGTGCACTCTACTACCCGTGGATTGTCATGGGGGTTGAAACGGTTGACAGTGACGGGAACCCGGTCACGGAGACAAAACCGGTGCCGCCCAGCGGTGCCGTCGCAGGGATCTACGCCAGGATTGATGGGAAACGCGGCGTCTTCAAGGCACCGGCGAATGCGCTTGTTAACGGGGCCGCAGCTCTGGAGCGGGGCATTACCCAGAATGAGCAGGCCCTGCTGAACCCGGAAGGGATCAATTGCATCCTCAGTTTCCCCGGACGGGGTATCCTGGTGTGGGGTGCACGGACCATCGCCCCGCCGGGTTCGGAGTGGAAGTATGTCAATGTCCGCCGCTTCCTCTTCTACCTGGAGGAGTCCATTGATAAAGGCACCCGGTGGGCCGTGTTCGAACCCAACGGCGAACCGCTCTGGTCGCAGGTAGAAGGGGCCGTCTCAAACTTTCTTTACGCAGAGTGGCGCAAAGGAGCGTTGAGAGGTGTCAAGCCGGAGGAGGCTTTTTTTGTCCGGTGCGACCGGACGACGATGACACAGGATGATGTCGATAACGGGCGGCTGGTTGTCGAAATCGGTGCCGCAGCGGTGCGGCCGGCCGAGTTCGTCGTGTTCCGGATCGGGCAGTGGACGGCCGGAAGGAACGACACGCAGACTGTGAGAGGTACAAGCGAGCCCCGAATGCAGGGCACCCCATTCCAGCAGTCGGTCTGGGAGGCGCTGAAGCGCATCCCGAAAGGGAAGGTGACGACCTACGGGGACCTGGCGGCTTATCTGGGCACAAATGCGGTCCGCGCCGTCGGTACGGCCGTGGGCTGCAATCCGTATGCTCCGGAGGTTCCGTGCCACCGTGTGGTCCGCAGTGATGGCCGTGTCGGCAGCTATTCGGGCGAGGGCGGTGTCCGGGGCAAGATCGCACTGCTGGCTTCGGAAGGGGTTCAGGTACGCAGGGGCAGGGTCGTCGATTTTGCCGAAAAACGCTACCGTTTCGTTTAG
- a CDS encoding NnrU family protein yields the protein MQQILLFIYALFAYLSAMVSVSLLILWVYPWSFMPLTIDSGSGGSFALVINLALIGLFGLQHSVMARPAVKKALFGSLPVAFRTSTYTVLSALCLLLIIFLWQPMTGSLYAFETGPLFWTATLLYVLGWSMAFVATFQIDHFELFGLHQGYRALRGIPEPEVRFQKKGFYKYVRHPIQTGTVIGLWATPVMSTGHLLFASGMTLYILIGLVFEEKDLVKTLGEAYRRYREEVPMLLPFWKKRA from the coding sequence ATGCAACAGATTCTTCTCTTTATCTACGCCCTCTTCGCCTACCTGTCGGCGATGGTCTCCGTCTCGCTGCTGATCCTCTGGGTCTACCCCTGGTCGTTTATGCCGCTCACCATCGACAGCGGCAGCGGCGGCAGTTTCGCGTTGGTCATCAACCTGGCACTAATCGGCCTTTTCGGCCTGCAGCACTCCGTCATGGCCCGTCCCGCCGTAAAAAAGGCACTTTTCGGTTCCCTGCCCGTTGCCTTCCGCACCTCGACCTATACCGTCCTCTCGGCGCTCTGCCTGCTGCTGATCATTTTCTTGTGGCAACCGATGACGGGCAGCCTGTACGCGTTCGAAACCGGGCCGCTCTTCTGGACGGCGACGCTGCTCTACGTCCTGGGATGGAGCATGGCCTTCGTCGCGACTTTCCAGATCGACCACTTCGAGCTCTTCGGGCTTCACCAGGGGTACCGGGCACTGCGGGGGATTCCGGAACCCGAAGTGCGTTTTCAGAAAAAGGGATTTTATAAGTACGTGCGCCATCCCATCCAGACCGGCACCGTAATCGGGCTCTGGGCCACGCCGGTGATGAGCACGGGGCATCTGCTCTTTGCTTCGGGGATGACACTCTATATTCTTATCGGACTGGTCTTCGAGGAGAAAGACCTCGTCAAAACGCTGGGAGAGGCCTACCGGCGCTACCGCGAAGAGGTGCCTATGCTGCTGCCTTTTTGGAAAAAACGCGCCTGA